Proteins found in one Malassezia vespertilionis chromosome 5, complete sequence genomic segment:
- the RAD10 gene encoding ssDNA endonuclease and repair protein rad10 (COG:L; BUSCO:EOG09264DOU; EggNog:ENOG503NXVJ) — protein sequence MEDTGETGTDRQRARPHPLIRGAQTSSASILVNSCQRGNPILQHIKGVPWEYADIVPDYQVGVSNGVLFLSLRYHRLHPEYIHTRIQRLARMYTLRVLLILCDVVRPSEALTQTDHQAAIKELTRIALVNRMVIIVAWSPEEAGRYLEVYKAFEQTPPDTIRARVQDSYMSQLTATLTNVRGINKTDVMTLASHVGSLEQITDAPPEKLMMLPGLGDVKVQNLQRAFQQPFRADGLKGAPPKETPAPPQDTTFSMDNLPPNFESLPEEEQLRIAMELSIEGM from the exons atggaGGACACGGGGGAGACAGGCACCGATCGACAGCGGGCACGGCCGCACCCATTgatccgcggcgcgcaaaccTCTTCTGCATCCATCTTGGTGAACAGCTGCCAGCGCGGCAACCCCATTTTACAGCATATTAAAGGCGTGCCATGGGAGTATGCAGACATTGTTCCAGATTACCAGGTGGGGGTGTCGAATGGCGTGCTTTTCCTAAG CCTTCGGTACCATCGCTTGCATCCTGAATATATCCATACGCGCATACAGCGGCTTGCACGTATGTACACGCTTCGCGTGCTTTTAATCCTGTGTGATGTGGTACGTCCCAGCGAAGCGCTCACACAGACGGATCACCAGGCCGCAATCAAGGAGCTAACGAGAATCGCGCTCGTAAATCGCATGGTCATTATCGTTGCATGGAGTCCAGAGGAAGCGGGGCGATATTTGGAGGTGTATAAAGCGTTTGAGCAGACGCCGCCCGACACGATtcgtgcgcgcgtgcaggacAGCTACATGAGCCAACTGACCGCGACGCTCACAAACGTGCGTGGTATCAACAAGACGGATGTGATGACCTTGGCGTCGCACGTAGGGTCGCTGGAGCAAATTACTGACGCACCCCCCGAAAAGCTGATGATGCTCCCGGGCCTGGGCGACGTAAAAGTACAAAacctgcagcgcgcattccAACAGCCGTTTCGTGCAGACGGTTTgaaaggcgcgccgccaaaagAGACGCCTGCACCGCCCCAAGATACCACTTTCTCTATGGACAACTTGCCGCCCAACTTTGAATCGCTGCCGGAagaggagcagctgcgcatcgcaatGGAACTCAGTATCGAGGGAATGTAA
- a CDS encoding NADPH--hemoprotein reductase (EggNog:ENOG503NUZ8; COG:I) → MPGILTIVLAAVIGLVSVYFLQGLLISSKKEEEVQPENDEDDFIQRLVQQKRRIVVFYGSQTGTAEGFAIHIAREAKERYGVSSLVLDFENEEMEKLDQLPDDCVAVFVMATYGEGEPTDNAVQFMDFLQSSDVAFSNGDNLSNVNYVALGLGNKTYELYNETIKQLDSRLRELGANRVGEVGMGDDDTNIDEDYLAWKDPMFEALAAHMGLEEGATGEISDYAVTELEEYNPKAVFEGEHHPRALNSVKGGHDAKNPFAALVTEARELFVDGTADRSCVHMEFDISDSGVTYQHGDHVAVWPVNAEPQVERILAVLGLSSKRHQPISIKSLDPAIAKVPFPQPTTYEAIFRYYLDVSGLASRQSLAAFVHHAPNEAAHEKLQQLSKDKDLFMSTVAAQGLRIGEVLQMVAGDSMLSQDVASSTPWQVSFDRVISSLPRLAPRYYSISSSPKLFPNKIDITTVALRFQNEQGSDLYGLASNFVSALKMKQNNEAPQLGDPRYGTPIYHLDGPRRKYVDQEKYRVPISVRRSTFRLPTSTKVPIIMVGPGTGVAPFRSFVQDRVGTAIKTKEKLGPDALRDWADITLYYGCRRNNEDFLYSDEWPDYQKQLDDKLKLRVSFSREVFKEDGSKKYVQDLIWEDRAGIADAMLNKNGYFYICGEGKGMAQDVEAVLERILVESKGIDAQDGHAELKKLKERGRLLLDVWS, encoded by the coding sequence ATGCCGGGGATTCTCACTATTGTGTTGGCTGCAGTGATAGGTTTGGTATCTGTCTACTTTCTGCAGGGCCTCCTCATTAGCAGCAAGAAGGAAGAAGAGGTCCAGCCGGAAAATGACGAAGATGATTTTATTCAACGTCTCGTCCAGCAGAAACGTCGGATCGTTGTATTTTACGGTTCGCAGACCGGTACGGCGGAAGGGTTTGCAATCCatatcgcgcgcgaggccaAGGAACGCTACGGCGTCTCGTCGCTCGTGCTGGATTTCGAGAATGAAGAAATGGAAAAGTTGGACCAGCTGCCGGACGACTGCGTCGCCGTGTTTGTCATGGCGACGTACGGTGAAGGTGAGCCCACAGACAATGCGGTGCAGTTTATGGATTTCCTCCAGTCTTCCGATGTTGCGTTCTCCAACGGCGACAACCTATCGAACGTGAACTATGTCGCATTAGGCCTGGGGAACAAGACCTACGAGCTTTACAACGAGACGATCAAGCAGCTGGATAGCCGCTTGCGGGAGCTCGGTGCTAACCGTGTTGGCGAAGTCGGCATGGGCGACGATGATACAAACATTGACGAGGACTACTTGGCCTGGAAAGACCCCATGTTTGAGGCACTTGCCGCGCACATGGGTCTCGAAGAAGGTGCCACTGGCGAAATTTCCGACTATGCCGTGACGGAACTGGAAGAATACAACCCAAAGGCTGTGTTCGAAGGCGAGCACCACCCCCGCGCCCTTAACAGCGTCAAAGGCGGCCACGATGCAAAGAATCcgtttgctgcgctggtgaccgaggcgcgcgaacTTTTTGTGGACGGCACTGCAGACCGCTCCTGTGTGCACATGGAGTTTGATATCAGCGACTCTGGCGTCACGTACCAGCACGGCGACCATGTTGCGGTGTGGCCGGTCAATGCCGAGCCGCAGGTAGAGCGCATCTtggccgtgcttggcctcagcagcaagcgccacCAGCCCATTTCCATTAAATCGCTCGACCCTGCGATTGCCAAGGTGCCGTTCCCCCAACCGACCACCTACGAGGCCATTTTCCGTTACTATCTCGACGTGAGTGGCTTGGCAAGCCGCCAATCGCTTGCCGCATTTGTCCATCACGCGCCGAATGAGGCCGCTCATGAAAAGCTGCAACAGCTCAGCAAAGACAAGGACCTCTTCATGTCCACTGTTGCCGCCCAAGGTCTACGAATTGGCGAGGTGTTGCAGATGGTCGCTGGCGATTCCATGCTGAGCCAGGATGTTGCCTCCTCGACTCCCTGGCAGGTTTCGTTTGACCGCGTGATTtccagcttgccgcgcctAGCGCCACGCTACTACTCGATCTCTTCCAGCCCCAAGCTGTTTCCGAACAAGATTGATATCACCACTGTTGCCCTCCGCTTCCAGAACGAGCAGGGCAGTGACCTGTACGGCCTTGCGTCCAACTTTGTTAGTGCGCTCAAGATGAAGCAGAACAATGAAGCACCACAGCTAGGCGACCCACGTTACGGCACGCCTATATACCATCTGGACGgcccgcgccgcaagtATGTGGACCAGGAAAAGTACCGCGTGCCGAtcagcgtgcgccgctccacgTTCCGTCTCCCTACCAGCACCAAGGTGCCGATCATCATGGTCGGCCCTGGCACAGGCGTCGCGCCTTTCCGCTCCTTTGTTCAGGACCGTGTCGGGACTGCGATCAAAACCAAGGAGAAGCTTGGCCccgatgcgctccgcgaCTGGGCAGACATTACGCTCTACTATGGCTGCCGGCGCAACAACGAAGACTTTTTGTACTCGGACGAGTGGCCCGATTACCAAAAGCAGCTGGACGACAAGCTCAAGCTCCGTGTCTCCTTCTCGCGCGAAGTGTTTAAGGAGGACGGTTCGAAGAAGTACGTGCAGGACTTGATTTGGGAGGACCGCGCTGGGATCGCCGACGCCATGCTCAACAAGAATGGCTACTTTTACATTTGTGGCGAAGGCAAGGGCATGGCGCAAGACGTCGAGGCGGTGTtggagcgcatccttgTTGAATCCAAAGGCATCGACGCGCAAGATGGCCACGCCGAGCTGAAAAAACTCAAGGAACGCGGCCGCCTGTTGCTTGACGTTTGGTCATAG
- the DBF4 gene encoding Cdc7p-Dbf4p kinase complex regulatory subunit (COG:D; COG:L; EggNog:ENOG503P0IC) — MSRATPRPFLRTPLRVKNTYEHTDPDASEKHEHVFGTPPQKRAVPADEVHVRNVPAYASGKQSRVLYKQDATYGRAANPDETRVAIPSTTKRIDHATRMSREERYQRDSQKAQTQQQWRTAFSRAFPKLVFYLDQIEEGQKKVLCAQITQLGGVVEDFFSRSVTHVVTTRPIPAARSVERKKENDPAAARTPTTNAGVVPTRVLTPSKHVHSAVPLHSDRNPLDESGLLLPASDLLSKAQHFGMRIWRQDKLENILSLLLEAPAGEEEIPRDLSQMLHQEKLHGTTERDPLALRNDFHYFGKNAYYVLVTDATSEHRPVAMAEYDCMAHEATHKPAPWPVLFGSTEGRGLFAYVKPKERGRLARNEAPMLRTTHTLRRAASLNSAQMCRDPRESSVGPGTPNLMASDNSIALASAVASTTSATLHSQTGNPSGVLQDKRVAELNRRMHTPLGLRAPGTETQGAVVSRMLTLDREERAPLRRSRSTNTPLALPKRPREKRPGHCENCRCRYEDFDEHLRSRRHRKYALDEGNFVALDELLQRIQRTPSEAWEGRQAMLDESAWHAAQHASFSDAASSSTYDPFATLAHYLPESHCALQSYHSDTQP; from the coding sequence ATGtcacgcgcgacgccgcggccgtTTCTTCGGACACCGCTGCGGGTGAAGAACACATATGAGCATACGGATCCAGATGCGTCTGAGAAGCATGAGCATGTGTttggcacgccgccgcagaAACGAGCGGTCCCTGCTGATGAAGTGCACGTTCGGAATGTGCCGGCGTACGCGAGCGGAAAGCAGAGCAGGGTGCTGTACAAGCAGGATGCGACGTAtggacgcgctgcaaatcCTGACGAGACGCGCGTTGCGATCCCATCAACCACCAAGCGGATTGATCATGCGACGCGTATGAGCCGCGAGGAAAGGTACCAGCGCGACAGCCAAAAagcgcaaacgcagcagcaatggcgcaccgcattcTCGCGTGCATTTCCAAAGCTTGTCTTCTATCTGGACCAAATCGAGGAGGGGCAGAAAAAAGTGCTTTGTGCGCAAATCACACAGCTGGGCGGCGTCGTGGAAGATTTCTTTTCGCGCAGTGTAACACACGTCGTAACGACGCGGCCCATcccagctgcgcgcagcgtggagcgcaagaaggAGAATGATcccgccgcggcgcgcacgccaaCAACAAATGCCGGAGTCGTGCCGACGCGCGTCTTGACGCCGTCCAAACatgtgcacagcgcagTGCCTCTACATTCGGACCGCAACCCCCTCGACGAGAGCGGCCTGTTGCTTCCTGCAAGCGACTTGCTGTCCAAGGCACAGCACTTTGGCATGAGAATTTGGCGGCAGGACAAACTCGAAAACATCCTTTCCCTActgctcgaggcgccgGCAGGCGAAGAAGAAATTCCGCGCGACCTCTCTCAGATGCTGCACCAGGAAAAGCTACACGGGACAACCGAGCGCGATCCACTGGCCCTGCGCAACGATTTTCACTACTTTGGCAAGAATGCATACTATGTACTGGTCACCGACGCGACGAGCGAGCATCGGCCCGTGGCGATGGCCGAGTACGACTGCATGGCACACGAAGCAACGCACAAACCTGCGCCGTGGCCCGTCTTGTTTGGCAGCACCGAAGGGCGCGGGCTCTTTGCCTACGTTAAGCCGAAGGAACGGgggcgcttggcgcgcaacgaagcgccgatgctgcgcacaacGCAtaccttgcggcgcgccgcatcgctgAATTCAGCGCAGATGTGCCGAGATCCTCGCGAGTCGTCTGTTGGGCCTGGCACGCCGAATCTCATGGCGTCGGACAATAGCATTGCGCTCGCATCCGCCGTTGCCTCCACCACGTCCGCCACACTGCACAGCCAAACGGGAAATCCCAGcggtgtgctgcaggaCAAGCGCGTGGCGGAACTGAACCGCCGCATGCATACACCGCTCGGCCTTCGCGCGCCTGGAACAGAGACACAAGGCGCTGTGGTGAGCCGCATGCTTACGCTGGACCGCGAAGAACGAGCGCCGCTTagacgctcgcgcagcaccaacacgccgctcgcacTTCCCAAACGCCCCCGCGAGAAGCGCCCTGGCCACTGCGAGAACTGCCGGTGCCGCTACGAGGATTTCGATGAGCACTTGCGCAGTAGACGCCACAGAAAGTACGCGTTGGACGAGGGAAACTttgtcgcgctggacgagctgctgcagcgcatccagcgcacgccgagcgaGGCGTGGGAGGGACGCCAAGCGATGCTCGACGAGTCGGCTtggcatgcagcgcagcacgcgtCTTTTTCCGACGCAGCGTCCTCGAGCACCTATGATCCGTTTGCAACGCTTGCGCACTACCTTCCAGAGAGCCACTGCGCTTTGCAATCATACCACAGCGATACCCAGCCGTAG
- the NIP1 gene encoding Translation initiation factor 3 subunit c (COG:J; EggNog:ENOG503NVTJ; BUSCO:EOG092616QN), with protein sequence MSSRFFRAISDSESSSEEEEELLSDDEQQPTKAKGIQMSDDSDESDSDDGDDSDSDSDSEEESEMSDDGEPKARKPMSRFMRDAASDSESEEDAPKIIKSAKDKRLDEFDTIIRTIENAQRIDDWLTISKEFDALLRLCTRQKKLNEPIPPVFIRSVAALDTFLNQTVANKDMVKKMKGPNAKAMNGMKQKMKKTVKENETALQQFRADPEHYDEKVQAAQAAPLAPTLMPTTSAKPMPMDREHALPTEQETADDEFQTVGPGGKAAMTSDALFKNLASILEARGRKSTDRSEQINTLVKLQGAAHTPYQSLRVLLALMAARFDYSASANAFMPAEMWVQARDELNALLNLLSENKEYIVLEETEDYDDQVERRPNENGEGLFVPVRGSVISFVDRLEDEFIKSLQNVDPHTTEYVERLGDEKILYQIIVRGQSYFETVMTQPLPEKVKNIVSESLRRCVMRRLEHIYSKQDVIILALETANQEAQPNLVPSRITPSFEEVCNKQDGPTLLIHTLSVYLYKRSEVSGERQRTRAMLCHVYHHALHASYHIGRDFFLMSRLAESIHLADAATQILYNRVVVQLGLCAFRVGLIRECHAALQEIFAAGRVKELLGQGVSKVSLYNTATAEQEKMDRQRQLPFHMHINLELLECVYLVASMLLEVPNMASAGSDPELRKKTISRPFRRMLDYTDRLVFTAPPENTRDHVMQASKALQNGEWKMCIELIRAIKIWKLIPDREQVLEKLARHIQEEGLRTYLFNFGPHYDSLSLSLLVDTFELGKDMVRSIVSRMIWNDELAATLDPIHDVVVFQRMEVNKVQQLALSMADRANAMLEQNEWLLDSKLGDTRSGGNGGASANAFGDANTDRDAGQNRRDHRRKGRGRGHVQLQSQPLGQKV encoded by the coding sequence ATGTCGAGCCGATTTTTCCGCGCGATCTCAGATTCGGAGTCCTCTTCtgaagaggaggaggagcttCTATCTGACGATGAGCAACAGCCGACAAAGGCCAAAGGCATCCAAATGAGCGACGACAGCGACGAATCTGACTCTgacgacggcgacgacAGCGACAGCGACAGCGACAGCGAAGAGGAGAGTGAGATGAGTGACGACGGCGagcccaaggcgcgcaagcccaTGTCGCGCTTTATGCGTGATGCTGCGAGTGACAGTGAGAGTGAGGAAGATGCGCCAAAGATCATCAAGAGCGCCAAAGACAAGCGTCTTGATGAATTTGACACCATTATTCGCACCATTGaaaatgcgcagcgcatcgacgacTGGCTGACGATCTCGAAAGAGTTTGATGCACTGTTGCGCTTGTGTACCCGCCAAAAGAAGCTCAACGAGCCTATTCCCCCTGTTTTTATCCGCtccgtcgctgcgcttgacACCTTTCTGAACCAGACCGTGGCGAACAAAGACATGGTTAAGAAGATGAAAGGCCCGAATGCCAAGGCGATGAACGGCATGAAGCAAAAGATGAAGAAAACGGTCAAAGAGAACGAGACGGCTCTGCAGCAGTTCCGCGCGGACCCCGAGCACTACGACGAAAAAGTACAGGCcgcccaagcagcgccactCGCGCCCACGCTGATGCCTACGACCAGTGCGAAACCAATGCCTATGGACCGAGAGCATGCGCTCCCCACTGAGCAGGAGACTGCCGACGACGAGTTCCAGACAGTTGGCCCTGGCGGCAAGGCGGCGATGACTTCCGACGCGCTCTTCAAGAACCTCGCCAGTATCCTCGAGGCGCGTGGCCGCAAAAGCACAGACAGGAGCGAGCAGATCAACACGCTGGTCAAGCTgcaaggcgccgcgcatacTCCTTACCAATCTCTGCGCGTCCTCTTGGCTCTCATGGCCGCACGGTTCGACTACAGCGCCTCTGCGAACGCGTTTATGCCAGCTGAAATGTGGGTGCAGGCGCGTGACGAGCtgaatgcgctgctcaaccTCTTGTCGGAGAACAAAGAGTATATTGTGCTGGAAGAGACGGAAGACTACGACGACCAAGTCGAGCGCCGCCCCAACGAAAATGGCGAAGGTCTTTTTGTTCCTGTGCGCGGCAGTGTAATCAGCTTTGTCGACCGCCTCGAGGATGAGTTCATCAAGAGCCTGCAAAACGTTGATCCCCACACGACCGAGTACGTCGAGCGTCTGGGCGACGAAAAGATTTTGTACCAAATTATTGTGCGCGGCCAGAGCTACTTTGAGACAGTCATGACGCAGCCCTTGCCGGAAAAGGTCAAAAACATTGTCTCCGAgtctttgcgccgctgtgtGATGCGCCGCCTGGAGCACATCTACTCGAAGCAGGACGTCATCATCCTTGCCCTCGAGACTGCGAACCAGGAGGCGCAGCCAAACCTTGTGCCTTCGCGCATTACGCCCTCTTTCGAGGAGGTGTGCAACAAGCAAGATGGCCCGACGCTCCTTATTCATACACTCAGTGTCTACCTATACAAGCGCTCCGAAGTcagcggcgagcgccaaCGCACGCGGGCCATGCTCTGCCATGTCTACcaccatgcgctgcacgccagcTACCACATCGGGCGCGACTTTTTCCTCATGAGCCGCCTTGCGGAGTCGATCCACCTCGCCGATGCCGCCACCCAGATCCTGTACAACCGCGTCGTGGTGCAGCTGGGTCTCTGTGCCTTCCGTGTGGGCCTCATTCGCGAGTGCCACGCCGCTTTGCAGGAGATCTTTGCGGCGGGCCGTGTCAAGGAGCTATTGGGCCAAGGCGTCTCCAAAGTCTCCTTGTACAACACAGCCACTGCCGAGCAGGAGAAGATGGACCGTCAGCGCCAACTGCCCTTCCACATGCACATTAAtctcgagctgctcgagtgTGTGTACCTTGTCGCAAGCATGCTCCTCGAAGTGCCCAACATGGCCTCGGCGGGCTCCGACCCCGAGCTCCGCAAAAAAACCATTTCGCGCCCTTTCCGTCGCATGCTGGACTACACAGACCGTCTCGTGTTCACTGCCCCCCCCGAGAATACGCGCGACCATGTGATGCAAGCGAgcaaagcgctgcagaacGGCGAGTGGAAGATGTGCATTGAGCTCATCCGCGCCATCAAGATCTGGAAGCTGATCCCCGATCGCGAGCAGGTGCTGGagaagctcgcgcgccacaTCCAAGAAGAGGGTCTGCGCACGTACCTGTTCAACTTTGGTCCCCACTACGACTCACTCTCCCTGTCTCTCCTCGTCGACACCTTTGAGCTTGGCAAGGATATGGTGCGCTCGATTGTCAGTCGCATGATCTGGAACGACGAGCTGGCGGCGACGCTGGATCCCATCCACGACGTGGTGGTGTTCCAGCGCATGGAGGTGAACAAggtccagcagctcgcgctgtCCATGGCGGACCGTGCAAACGCAATGCTCGAGCAGAACGAGTGGCTCTTGGACTCCAAGCTTGGCGATACACGCTCCGGCGGaaacggcggcgcgagTGCGAATGCGTTCGGCGACGCGAATACAGACAGAGACGCTGGCCAAAACAGGCGCGATCATCGCCGCAAAGGCCGTGGGCGTGGCCATGTGCAGTTGCAGTCGCAGCCTCTGGGGCAAAAAGTATAG
- the GWT1 gene encoding Glucosaminyl phosphatidylinositol (GlcN-PI) nositol acylation protein (TransMembrane:13 (o243-264i276-295o301-319i340-358o370-389i401-418o430-449i456-473o503-521i533-552o564-584i605-624o630-652i); EggNog:ENOG503NUJT; BUSCO:EOG09264KDO; BUSCO:EOG09264FWI; COG:I), whose protein sequence is MSFRLLPRVLKQLDGISGKYASAAYVAALTKGEKTLNKVETDLKIFHDVLKGDSADATKLRTFFNNPTIAPEEREKILSALSGSKGGADTITRNLFEVLSDNGRLSMSEAVIDDFMSLISAHSGEVKVLVTSAKVCGAMASLQQPLDKSFTSKLESVLKGSQYAKEGKSVKFEYGINPGYLGGFSVTLGDRSVDLSVANRVFKYNRLIRDFRARRQRFAPSTMHENAWHAYKTQKEAWVTGQAGSSVFTINLLSSVALLSYILWAALHRHVARCSLTLDFLTLVLPIALGCTAAASHLGVLIAVLGICIAIACATMPAPKIGDASAPDCNSKSYLTVYRVYLMLLTVLCILAVDFPIFPRAFAKTESWGTSLMDLGVGSFVFSLGIVSLHRGHSSTFAKRLQRAVPLFLLGFARVLLVKRTDYPEHVTEYGVHWNFFITMGCLMLTLEIFQRGTPLAPVVAGLLVSGMHEAALNQTQLGKWALQTERDPASWASLNKEGLASLPGYIAIALLGLDVGNIVFCRDTRQTLRALTLRAILYWGVYMASVCLGMTPSRRLANFAYVVWNAAYNSLFLLGFAALSTLFERWKWTRAGQVPVLFAYTNRHAMGVFLLANVVTGAVNLVVHTMYTPAIPAALILATYLLLVVGFFPWVHLHGALLSAPVMWSHAVRLAGAVRAPVSGAAHIQAVRMYATSTRTTLDDYIAQGLTLEVKKHAKLVEYREKLEAKAKEQGLESAEELAAKATKEREAAAKEAVERRLRVQTQATTTRSTKPASVEERDQAMQDRLRSMRANKEARKLKDGNAISSLLKPLASFMNVDKMANEEPDAVGKLWTAYHTMNDKLSAVISASTYTAMLENGARFPSFVLPLPKRHVSTEDGPAENAFEMEFMQWIILPRSEHASASAPPPSIVLFTPLAEFKLRQEYAQPSLILSMYPDFVDEKDIVLLRGEVSQHQMPGGGEGQPMMTQDEAQLLVMCMQRFYHLSDVPGIDTAAETRCKLLKVFHTRPEEFDVDLLLDSAFSI, encoded by the exons ATGTCGTTCCGTCTTTTGCCCCGTGTGCTCAAGCAG CTGGACGGCATTTCGG GCAAATACGCATCTGCTGCGTACGTTGCTGCGCTGACCAAGGGTGAGAAGACGCTCAACAAGGTCGAGACCGACCTGAAGATCTTCCACGATGTGCTCAAGGGCGATTCAGCCGACGCTACCAAACTCCGCACCTTTTTCAATAACCCCACTATTGCTCCTGAAGAGCGCGAAAAGATTCTTTCTGCTCTCAGTGGCTCTAAGGGCGGCGCTGACACCATCACCCG TAACTTGTTTGAGGTGCTTTCGGACAATGGCCGTCTTTCCATGTCCGAGGCGGTCATTGACGACTTTATGTCTTTAATTAGTGCCCACAGCGGCGAAGTCAAGGTCCTTGTTACGAGCGCCAAGGTATGTGGTGCGATGGCTAGCTTACAACAGCCTTTGGACAAGTCCTTTACCTCGAAGCTCGAGTCGGTGCTCAAGGGCTCGCAGTACGCCAAGGAGGGCAAGTCGGTCAAGTTTGAGTACGGGATTAACCCCGGTTATCTTGGCGGCTTCTCTGTCACGCTTGGCGACCGCTCCGTGGACCTGAGCGTCGCGAACCGCGTCTTTAAGTACAACAGGCTGATCCGTG attttcgcgcgcgcaggcaGCGATTTGCTCCGTCCACCATGCATGAAAATGCGTGGCACGCATACAAAACACAGAAAGAGGCATGGGTCACGGGCCAGGCTGGCAGCTCTGTATTTACCATCAACCTCCTTTCGAGTGTCGCGCTCCTGTCATATATTCTATGGGCGGCATTACACCGTCACGTAGCGCGGTGTTCACTCACGCTGGATTTTCTGACGCTGGTGCTTCCCATCGCGCTTGGATGCACAGCCGCGGCATCGCATCTGGGCGTACTCATCGCCGTCCTTGGCATTTGCATTGCGATTGCGTGTGCGACGATGCCTGCGCCCAAGATTGGCGATGCTTCTGCGCCGGACTGCAATAGCAAGTCGTACCTTACCGTTTATCGCGTCTATCTCATGCTCCTGACCGTGCTCTGTATCCTCGCGGTTGATTTTCCCATATTCCCACGCGCATTCGCCAAGACAGAGTCTTGGGGCACGAGTCTGATGGATTTGGGCGTAGGCTCGTTTGTGTTTTCACTTGGGATCGTGTCTTTGCACCGGGGGCATAGCAGCACATTTGCCAAGCGTCTCcaacgcgccgtgccgctcTTTTTGCTTGGCTTTGCGCGTGTTTTGCTCGTGAAACGCACCGACTATCCCGAGCATGTGACAGAGTACGGTGTGCACTGGAACTTTTTCATCACGATGGGATGCTTGATGCTTACGCTAGAAATCTTCCAGCGTGGCACACCGCTTGCTCCTGTGGTTGCAGGTCTCCTCGTCTCCGGTATGCACGAGGCTGCTCTTAATCAGACGCAGCTTGGTAagtgggcgctgcagacaGAGCGCGACCCAGCAAGTTGGGCTTCGTTGAACAAGGAAGGACTCGCGAGTTTGCCTG GGTATATCGCAATTGCACTCCTGGGCCTCGACGTCGGCAATATTGTCTTTTGCAGAGATACGCGACAGacactgcgcgcactgACTCTTCGTGCCATCCTATATTGGGGCGTGTACATGGCCAGCGTTTGCCTCGGCATGACGCCCAGTCGTCGTTTG GCAAATTTTGCATACGTCGTATGGAATGCTGCGTACAATTCTCTATTCCTACTTGGGTTTGCCGCACTAAGCACACTTTTTGAGCGGTGGAAGTGGACGCGCGCTGGGCAAGTGCCAGTCCTGTTTGCGTATACCAACCGGCATGCCATGGGCGTGTTTCTTCTT GCAAACGTCGTGACTGGCGCTGTGAACCTTGTTGTGCATACTATGTACACGCCAGCTATTCCAGCTGCGCTGATCCTCGCCACCTACCTGCTCCTTGTGGTGGGCTTTTTTCCCTGGGTACACC TGCACGGAGCGTTGCTTTCTGCTCCAGTGATGTGGTCCCACGCTGTGCGGCTcgccggcgcagtgcgGGCGCCTGTGTccggtgcggcgcacataCAAGCGGTGCGCATGTATGCGACGAGCACGCGCACGACCCTGGACGACTACATTGCACAGGGTCTGACCCTTGAGGTGAAGAAGCACGCGAAGCTCGTAGAGTACCGCGAAAAGCTCGAGGCAAAAGCAAAAGAGCAAGGCCTTGAAAGCGCCGAGGAACTTGCTGCGAAAGCTACGAAAGAGCGCGAAGCTGCCGCTAAAGAGGCGGTGGAACGCAGGCTTCGTGTACAAACGCAAGCGACAACTACGCGCTCCACAAAGCCAGCGTCggtcgaggagcgcgaccaAGCGATGCAGGACCGCCTTCGTTCGATGCGTGCAAACAAAGAGGCGCGTAAATTGAAGGATGGCAATGCGATCAGCAGTCTCCTCAAGCCGCTGGCGAGTTTCATGAACGTGGACAAGATGGCGAACGAGGAGCCCGACGCGGTTGGCAAGCTCTGGACAGCGTACCACACGATGAACGACAAACTATCCGCAGTAATTTCGGCATCTACGTACACGGCGATGCTTGAGAATGGCGCGCGTTTCCCATCCTTCGTGCTCCCTTTGCCGAAACGGCACGTCAGCACCGAGGACGGCCCCGCGGAGAATGCGTTTGAAATGGAGTTTATGCAGTGGATTATTTTGCCAAGGAGCGAGCATGCGTcagcaagtgcgccgccgccttcCATTGTGCTCTTCACGCCGCTGGCAGAGTTTAAGTTGCGGCAAGAGTACGCACAGCCGTCGCTCATCTTGTCCATGTACCCCGATTTTGTCGACGAAAAAGATATtgtgcttttgcgcggcgaagTGTCTCAGCACCAGATgcctggcggcggcgaaggCCAGCCCATGATGACGCAGGACGAGGCACAGCTTTTGGTCATGTGCATGCAACGCTTCTACCACCTTAGTGATGTGCCTGGCATCGATACAGCGGCAGaaacgcgctgcaagctcTTGAAAGTGTTCCATACTCGGCCCGAAGAATTCGATGTAGACTTGCTGTTGGACAGCGCTTTTTCCATATAA